The Chryseobacterium shigense genome segment TCATCAGCTTCAAGCCGGAACGCTTCCTGCCACCTGCCCAAAAGCGGGTTTCAAAGGCTGTTCTGTTGTTTTTCATGAGTTTGTATTTTGTAATAAGTGATTTTCTGCTATTTTGTACTGGTCGTGAGGAAGGAAGCCCGCCTGAACTTCCTTCCCGTACAGGCCAGAAAAAATAATATGATAATATTTGTGTTCCCGTAAAAAGCCCTGAAGCCGCAATGGATTGTACACTCCATTGTACCATATCATGATACTTTATGTGGTAAAAGCAGGCTTAGAAAAAGATAATTGTAGAAAAACAGAACAGCATGAAAATAAAACGGCATGGGACTCTACAATATCCGGTTTGGGGCACTGGTATACCTGCATACAGATAAGAGAGCCCACGCCTAGGTCGTGAGCTTCATTACTTATCCTCTCGTATGCTAAAAAGTACCAGTTTTCAAACCGAGATTCCAAGCAATAGCTTCTAATATTCTTTGAAGTATCGCAAAGTTACATTTACTGTAACCTATTTTGCAAATATAATAAAAAAATCAAAAGGATACATATAAGTATCCTAAATTTTAACTTCAAACCTAGAATTTTACAGTTAATGAATGAAATTGAACTTCATAATTGTAAAAAAGCTCTTGGTTATAGAATTTCTGAATTAAGAAAAAAAGTTATAAACCCCGAGACAAATAAACCTATTTCACAAGAAGAGTTAGGCTTAAGAACCGGACATGCAAAAAAGACAATAGGAGAATTAGAAAGAGGCAATACTAATCCTCGATACGATACTCTACTCATAATCAGCAAAGAACTTAATGTTACAATACAAGAGCTCTTTAATTTTGATATGAAAAAATATATAAAACTATCAAATAAATTAGATTAAATGAATCTACCAGAATATTATAGAAAGAAATCTATTGATGATATTTTTAATATACCAACATTTCGTACATGTTGGACAATTTGGAAACCCGAAATTGACAGAAAGTTAGGAGAAAACTATAGCGCCACTGACATATTGAATTTGGGAGATACTCTTTCAGAAATATTCAAGATGACTGGCCAAGGTGGAAGAGATCAAGGTAGTCTTTCCGGAGGTGGTACGGCATGGGAGGCTCTAGTATGTTGGTATTTGAATTTATGTATGATAAACAGTAGAGCTGTTGCAATTAGAAGGATGAGCTTAATTCCAAAACATATACAGGATTCTATCACGGTTAATTACAGTAATTTCCCTTGTAATACTGAATCAGACATTACCG includes the following:
- a CDS encoding helix-turn-helix domain-containing protein; translation: MNEIELHNCKKALGYRISELRKKVINPETNKPISQEELGLRTGHAKKTIGELERGNTNPRYDTLLIISKELNVTIQELFNFDMKKYIKLSNKLD